AACCGGCATCCAACAAGCGTCGCTGAGCTCACGAGGacacattttgatttctgTGCTACCTTCAACAGGTCTGAGATAAGTCACGAAATAAATGTCTGAACAGCCGAACCTTGCACTGGGATTCTTCTCTCTTGATTGCAAATGCCGCACGGCAACGAGTGAAACGAACTCTGTCTTAATACCAGTCTCCTCAAACACCTCCCTCTTGACAGCAGTAGCAATACTTTCCCctgtaaatttaataattgGTAATGATTGAATGTTAATGATGTCTAAATATACATACCTGGATCTACATAACCACCAGGGAGTTTCCAGTGTGGTCTTTTGTAATACCTTTCCTGAACCACAAGAATCTCATTCTTATCATTGACAACCATGGCTCCAGCGCCTACCATTGTGTGTGCATAACTAGGCACTTGACAAGGTTCGTCAGAAGGCAACCATTTGAGCAACACACTCAACTCTGGGTTTGCGTGATGGAAAGAAAAGCCATtctaagaaaatgaataaggtAATGCTCGTGCAGTTTTGACTAGCAATAATTCTTCTTTGACTACCTGAATTAGTACTGGAATCCATTCAGCACAGGTTGGTTCCACTTCAAACCAGACTCCACGAACTCCAGTGGTGGACCAGACTTGCAGAGattctaaaaacaaacaaaacaactattacataaaacaaatgatgtgttaatatataaaaataaatttgcacCTTTAAGAAGCTGCTCCATTCGGTTCCTTTCTTGTGGCTCTTCGCTCGAGCGCACAATGATTCCGCCGAAAAGATCCTTGGCACCTTGGAATGTCGACATTTTAACAACAATTGATTTCGTCTTGGCCAGAGCGCTGCTCAATAAATGACGAGCAGCAGTAGCATTCATAACACCCGTTCAATAAATATGTCATCACGGCCTATCTCTTCATCTATACACAGAGTCCTTTTTATTCTAGAGGCAGGAGATATCGTCCAACGACATCGTATAATATTTATGTTGACATCGTCTGCACTTTTATGTCCCGTGAATCCGAGTTGCCACACATTTTCCCTCTCTTTTCCGGCTTCTATTGTAAATCTCTGCCTGTCTTTTCCAAcaataaatgataaataaatgatacagACACTTTACTAGAAGGGCATGAAATACAAATGCCAAGATTATGTATCTATCCATTTTTTCTGCCCATGTTATTTCACCAAAACGACCTGGCAAGTTGCGAAtttcgaccgctagatggccaAGTTCGTGACAAATCAACACGGGAACGGATGATTATGTTTTTCCTGCCCCTTTTCCCGATTCGTTTGACCGCCTCGCTAGGCAGCCACCACCTCCTACTCACGGTCAAACGCACAAACACGCAcgcatacattttttttttcttttaaagataCACAAAGTCGTAGTAGTACACTCCCCCCACTCGCCGtactgtatacacacacacacactttctAAGTTTCTACTGTCAGCCGTTTGGGATTGCTGTGTGGCGCATTTGGCGGCCATGAtcatccattttatttttcttccccccacaAAAGCAATTGAAATCGAATCACACACAAACCCCCAGTGATGAAATATAACTTGTCAACTCACTTGTCAAGTGTTGAGCAAAAAAGGGAACATGAACAAGTCATGCGCCAGAACAAAACAAGAGTTAGTCCATATAATATCATGATCCATCCCATTTAATCCGGATGAGAAGAGATTTACGTATAACTAAACCATCTGCGCAAACACACAAGTGTGTGGGGAGGGAAGAGAGCTaccgtttttattattattattatattgtgTGTGACCCTTTTTTGGCATTTCCTTCGTTATCAAAAATCCtttgtttggctttttgtACAGACAGGAGCGCCACCGCCACTTgatccgtctctctctccaactTTTCCTTTATATATACGAAaactattttgtgtgtgtgttcgctTTCCCCCTCTCTGAGCAGCATATGATCGATAATTTAGACCGAGAAAAGGCGCGCGTATATAACACACGACGAGAGTAGGGCAATGTCACGCTgtgcccacacacacacacaactctgaCGACCAGAAATTTCGGTGAACGAGACAATTATAATTTGACCAGAGATGAAGAAATACACAGTATAAGCCTTGACCTGTTTGAGATGACGTCACTCTAGGGGctccacattttttttgtccaagATTTATTTCCATCACTAAGAAAATATTAGAGAGACACGTGAGTGTGTTTGGAATCCGGAATGAATCACTGGGATAATATCGTCCGGCTTTGGTGATGTTAttttctgctgctgcccaggGAAAGGAGCTCATCTTTTTCATTAGTGTAAAGATTAAAAGCTCGTGCGGGAGATAATGATGGTGACATATTGGCTGtgttattgtattattattagcatTGCAGGCCAATCCGCACACGATCCCTGACCGGGCGCCAATGAAAACAAGGACCTTGACGCTACACTTGAATAACAAATTCGGACTGTTTAACTCGCTTGTACTTTGCGAATAATTAAATCGATGAAATTTTAATCGAGTCGAGTTTACAGTTTCGATCGATCGGAACAAAGTTCACGTTTTGCAATTTTCCGATCCGTCAATGTCGGTCCtctattcgaaaaaaaagttgtgaaaATGAACGatcgccgtttttttttgtctgtgtgtaccGTTGCTTTTATGGTTTTGTGACCTTGCCCGTTGTTTTGTAGGCCACACAGCAGCACTTTGCCTGCAGCAGCGCCCAGTTGGAAAATGCCGGCGGCCATATTGCCTACAtttcgtacacacacacacacacaaactagTCAACTGCACAGAGGACACAATCTTGAAATTCAATAGTTGGCATGAAACGAATACAGAGACTAACTCTCTACACGGGGATCCTGTCTAAAACAAACCCCAAAATATCAAAGTAACGACTTTCCGTCGTGCAATAAGAAGGTAcacacgtcgtcgtcgacgtcgagacaacgacgacgaaattactttttacttatTTCGGGAGTAAcgagaaaaatcaatcaatacgttgttgttgttgtgtgtagaTTGAACacaaatagaagaagaaaaagtgggtTCTGAAATTTTCTGACCCTCATTGGGAGAGtcgatatatttttatattaaaaaatgccGGTTGATGTGTAGGAAAAACTTTCACATTCATTTTCTAGCCCGAGGCAATAAATTGGGAACACAAGCAGCGCTACttgggaaatttttcaaaaaatatcgccaacttctttcttttttcttacttgaCGATGACTGGGGGTCCGTTCTACACGAGGTACAGAATCTTTTATGAAAAACTTTTACtttcaatggaaaaaagcacaaattataaatataaagaGAAAGGAGATCCAAAGATGGCCGACTTTTTAGAAAACGACCAAAAATGGGcgcgagaagaagagaataaagaaaacaaataaaaatgtatttctctCGTCtgcacagtacacacacacgattttatgttattttcttttcttttaccgtGGAGGAGAACCCCACGGATTAGAGCGAAATTGCCAAGGGATTTGACTAGTAGTGGCttagtagatatatatatagtgtaTACTTTGATACACAAAATGGCCACTTGTCCGAGAACACGTAATACTCGGAATGAAgatgttttttaatttctagcgaatcgattttttaaaaaatcgaaaaacaacAGTTTGACCTTGATTcctttgtccttttttctttctgttcgCCTCATTCGTCTCGTCCTTTGTGTGGCACCGTTCATCCGTTTCCTGTTACGTTCGTTCCTTGAGCGTTTTCAGCATCTCATTAAAAGGACCCGGGAGTTGAGGGGTAGGGGGGGAGAAAAGTGTTTTTGACGCCCCCGTTCGTCTTAAAGTATATCGTGACGTCACGTGCAAACGTCAAGCTGCTGCTTCCCCATCGTTCAATCTGGCACGCTTAGAAGATTGTGCGCGccgatattttatttatttattttttaaaaaagaaaatggcgaaagGTCCCTCGGGGCTATTGTGACACGGTCGAAATGCCAagtgggttttttaaaaaatttctgttgacCGCCCACTACGTcggacaaaaaacaaacagtagcagacgacgatctcttattaaataaataagaatttgtTATGACTCACTCTCTGgatcaaattcttttgattttaagaCGAAAATAGTAGCAGACGCTTTTTGGGTGGTGCGTAGTAAAATCAGCTGATCTGGGACGAGCGACCAATTAGCAACAAATCGAGGCCTCGAAATGATGtgattaacttaaaaaaaagtttccagtATACTTTAGGGATTTGTGAGAGAAACAGTTAAATCCCTAAGTTTCCTTctcatcaaattaaattcgACGAGATTCCAGAGACAAACCAAAAAGTGCTGAACTACCCTGCTGCTGAACTAAATATGTctggaaaaaaagttctttgtgctgctgttgtttgtttgttggaaTATTATAAGGAATGTGTCGAGAGATCTCTGCGAATCAATGAAAAAGGAGGGAgaccggtgtgtgtgtgcgtactACGGCAGAGTTGCTATGGTAACTCCTTCCTTTTGGAATCACCCAAAGGGCGAAATagatgaaggagaagaagaaccttCTTCTCTACACACAAGTGACGCAGAAAAATCCCACGCATCCGCAGCCTCCAGGCAGAGACCAATTAGCACCTGGTGGGTGGGTACATTTTTATTCGGGTGACATACTTATTTGTTTTGGCGATGGggggttttcttttccctaAAAAATTTCGATACGACTAACCgcgtattattttattttatttcttagtcAAAAATAGGTCCGTACAAAATGGCGGGATGACACTGTAACCTAATTTATAAAACGCCAGCcggtttttgtgtgtttagtagagagaaacaaaaatgttggcaTTGATCAAACGCGACTTTTTCTTCGTCAAGTTCAGTCCcgttttttaattgcattttctttttgatggatGCGATCAAATGGCCGTCAAACAGAGAAACACTGAAACTATtgcgaataaaagaaaaatggataatTCTTTTTGGCGTTGTcggtcgctctctctctctcgccaaATACACTTGACACAGTTCCGAGGACGAGAGAACTCGGcaactctgctgctgctgcgtgcaGTTGCGCGGGCGGCCACTTTCATCCGGTTCGGTTGTTGGGTGTACGGGACATGGCatagaacaaaacaaacgcaGACTGTATACATAATATAACTGTTATTACAGCAACAACGGCCGGGaataaaaatatcacaaaaagcaattgataaaataaagaagaagaagaaacagttaTCGAAATTCTTGTATAGAATATTCATCTTtcacgcacacacagacacacacacacagtagcCGGCGACGTTTTCGAAGGCCGGCGAACGTGCAACGGTGCCGGCGTGatatcccccctcctccttcttttc
The sequence above is a segment of the Daphnia pulex isolate KAP4 chromosome 11, ASM2113471v1 genome. Coding sequences within it:
- the LOC124207834 gene encoding nudix hydrolase 8-like; translation: MNATAARHLLSSALAKTKSIVVKMSTFQGAKDLFGGIIVRSSEEPQERNRMEQLLKESLQVWSTTGVRGVWFEVEPTCAEWIPVLIQNGFSFHHANPELSVLLKWLPSDEPCQVPSYAHTMVGAGAMVVNDKNEILVVQERYYKRPHWKLPGGYVDPGESIATAVKREVFEETGIKTEFVSLVAVRHLQSREKNPSARFGCSDIYFVTYLRPVEGSTEIKMCPRELSDACWMPLKEYATHPLAFEVGKIFATQLMAIADGDNPAINCLESIHQLTNSNSQIYLVEGKQNFKL